From the Microtus ochrogaster isolate Prairie Vole_2 chromosome 8, MicOch1.0, whole genome shotgun sequence genome, the window ACAGGTGACATATGGCGTTCGACGCGTGGGGAGTCTTCAAGTGATGACAAAGGGAGGGACCCAAGAGGGGATCCCGCTGAAGACAGCATGGAAGAGACAAGATGGAGGGCCACACTAGGCACGGGAGGTCAGGGAGGTGCCTGCATCAGGGTGATCTATGATTGGGGAGAACTGCAAATTTGGGGACACAGAGGGTAGTTGGCAAATGCCCCTGAGAGCACCCATCCCGGCGAGGCAAACTAACACTGGGTAGGTGTCCAGTCAAATGGGCAGGTAATTTGGGGTGCCTCGAGATCTTTTGGGTATCGGGCCAATTCCCATTCTCCAATTATAACAATTTACTCTTAAGTTTCTGTCCAATGTTCCGAATGGCCCATTCTTTGGGCACTTGCCAAGGAACCCTCTATGCCACGGTCGGGCTGACACACACCGCCCCCAGGGTGATGCCAGTCCTGTCACCTGGGCCCAGAAGCCTCGGGCCTCTAGACTACTAGTGGACTGTTGGGCAGGGGGACTGCActggaggcagaagtgggggTGAGGTAAACCTCCAGCCGCCCTGGTCCCTGCCACAGTCTTAGGCACCATGGAGTGGCTGCTATGGCTTGCCAGACCCTCGGGCCTCGGGGTCCAGGTGACCCCATGTGGACAGCTCTCCTGGCTCTGCAGGCTTTAAGCCTCCTAGCTTCCCCAGCTCCAGGCCTCACCCCACCCTGGCCAGAGGAGGTCTGTAGAGCTCCAGACCTCCTGGGGACAAAGTGGGGTGCTGAGGAATGGGCAAGATGACACTGAGGGACGGGGGGATGACTCCCCAAGTgctcagaaagcagccacttgcTCCCGCCTGATGGAACCTGTCTACTCTCACACTACATCCCCTTCCCCCCCAGCTGGCAGTAACCAGATGGGGGCCCCATCTTTGTGGCCTCCGAGCACCTTCCCAACACCTGAGGGGACACTGTCCCACGCCCCCTCCACTACTCAGAACTCCTGGGGACCAGCCACTGTCCTCAGAAGTCAGGCCAGACAGCGGCCTTCTcaattccttttgtttctctgtgggtGCGTGGCCAGCACCCCACAGAGACTCCACTCCCAACTCAGGCCAAGCGACAGagatagattaaaaacaaaaaaattaattaaaggcGATAAATGGCGGAGAGCAGGACATGGTGGTAGTTGTGATGATGGCTCAGAGCATTCATTACTTCATCACTGCTCCCCTGTTACTTAGGGATTGGGTACAATTTGATTATGAGCGCATATAAAGCTAAGGagggatcaaaaaaaaaaaaaggaaaaaaaaaaaaggaaagatgccccaagaaacaaaaagaggggaATAGATCAATTGGCGTAAAATTTGGGCTCCCAATTCTTCTGTAATTCTGCAAGTTGACCTGTGCCTCCTCCTGATTTTTCCATCCAAAACCTCTCTGGGACCACTTCCTACCCATAGCTCCCCCCACCCAGCCCCCActgccccccacccacccctccaaCCGCCAAACTTCCCACACTCCCCACCATCAGTGTGAGTCTCCTGGGGAGCCCCTAAAACGTGGGGGCTCCCCAGGAGACTGACAGAGATGGCCCATAGGTGTGCTCAGGGCAGGGGATGTCCCCCAGATCTTTCCTCCTGGAACACACCCAGAGGTCAGGCTACTCGGGTGGCATGTCTTACTTGGCAGTGCCATCTCCTTATCAGACCAAACTTATTCTACACTGGAGGAGGCCAACACACAAGGTGGATAGGCATTGGCCCACATCGGGTGGGGGGCTGGGGAGCATTGGGCTCATGCTGTAGGGGTCCCTGGGGACAGGCGGCCAGATGGAAGTGAGCCTTGTAGGAACACCTCCTTCTCTGGGAAAGATGGAACTTACAGCCTGGTCATACACAGGGCCCACAAGCAGCAGCAGAAACTAGATGGACTGGGAGGGGAGCTCAAACCATGCAAACTGCTTTGCGAATTGGGAATAAATCTTGGTTTGGGCAATGTGGTCTGAATAGGAGCTATTCAGCCATTTCAATGTTCTCATCTAATTGTGAGGGGTGTGTATAAGTATGTAAGTgagtgtgcttatgtgtgtgcatatatggcgcatacttgtgtttgtgtgtgtgtctatagggATAAGTAAAAACATCTGCATTTTAGCTAGGTACGAAAAAATAAGATTTTGGGATTGGGGGACTTATGCCAATTaagttctgttttcagtttccatgCTCTGTTCCTcttcttgtgttctttcttttcaccCAGCCCTGTGGTGACATGGTGACATCTAGGATGGAATGGCCAGTGAAGAAAGTTTGGGTGGCTGTTGTTGTTCTCAGTCAGCTTGCGCTAAGGCCCTCTATCTATGTGGTGACAAGGAGATAGCACTGAAGTAATGACATGCCACCTGGAAAACTTTGggtccccttcctttcttcttgagTTCTGAGATCCAAGTCTAAGCCAATTTGACTAAAGATCCaaatgggaagaagaggaggggggggggcgcCAATTATCTTATTTTGCCAATTGTTTTTAAGCCAATTAATTTTTAGTATGTTTTTAGCCAattgatttttttagttattaaatttttaagttaacaGTTCTGGTGTTTCTAAAAAgccaatttgttttttaaagggactgtatgttttaaagtttttcttttagaacAATTTGGGGAGGGAGTTACTTGGGTTGTTTANNNNNNNNNNNNNNNNNNNNNNNNNNNNNNNNNNNNNNNNNNNNNNNNNNNNNNNNNNNNNNNNNNNNNNNNNNNNNNNNNNNNNNNNNNNNNNNNNNNNNNNNNatttggggggggggagttactTGGGTTGTTTAGAGCCAATTTAAAgccaatttgttttttaaagggactgtatgttttaaagtttttcttttagaacaatttggggggggggatttgggTTGTTTAGAGCCAATCAATTTAGTTTTGAAGAGTTGCCCGATGGTATGGGGCCAGGGGAGCAGCCTGACGTGGGGAGGCGGGGCATGGGGGTAGGTGGGGAGAAGCCTAGGGGAGGAAGTGGCGCAGAGAGATCTTAGTGTGAGACGTGATGGAACTGTCCCTGCTCAAGAGGAGGTCACAGAATGATGGTGTTACATTGCAGAATTACCAAACAATTTGGTTCACTGATGATTGCTGGACATCTCCGAAGAGGCTCCCCCGTGGGCGGGATCTTTGGGTGGTAAGGCGATCAGGGGACGGTGACGGTTGGCCTCTCTGAACGCTTGGAGTTCTCTGGCGAGCATGCGACCCCGGCGGGCACGCAGGAGGGCAGGCAGGCCTCTGCGCAGGCGTTGGGCGGACTTTCTCCAGGTGTCGTATTGGAAAAATTTGCCCACGGGGTATCTGGGGAAGTCGTCCTGAAGAGGAGGCGCTGGTCAGCGGGCGTCAGGGTATCAAGTTAGCCTGAGTACCCAGTCAGGTCTCATCTGCCCCCATCCCCACTAGAGTCACACCAGCTCGTGGCAACTCCCCACAAATATCTATATTCATGGGCAGAGGCCAACAGTGATATGTGAGTGGACTCCGTGATACCCCAAATCAAGAAGCTGATGGTCtttgtcccacccccacccctcccccaaccccaccccactaCCTAAAAACCCCGCCCTCTCCCAAGCCTCACCGGAAGAATGGTCCGAAGAGTTGACACATCCCTCTCGGACTTGGCGGGGGTGGCACAGTATGTCTCCAGGAGGTTCAGGTCGCAGCGGCGGAAGCAACACTCTTCCACGATGCCACGGCTGCGACGGTTGGCACGGCTTGAAGGCCTGCCTGGAAGTTCCACAGGACAGAGAGCTCTAATCAGCACCAGCTCCAGCTGGGGTCAGCACCCACTCCCCAACCCCGCGGGGCAGGCTGCAGAAGAATGGAACTACCCCAGCCCTCCCACTGGGTCCTGGCCTGACACTAGGTTGCTCTGCGCTCTGCGGGGATGAGGTATAAGTGTGAGTCAGGTGGGCCAAGACGcccagaaaggagaaatgaaggtGCATGCTGCAGGACCAGCCCCTGGTGCCTTTGTGCAACTAACATGGCACAGCCTCTCTGTCCCACAAactccatggagaccagaggccaCACTGGAGTGGTTTGGAaaacagggaggaggagagggtgagCCCCGCAAGGGAGCTATGGTGGACACAGGTGTGGTCCCTGGGCTTGGGGCCCTGGCCTGGTGCCACCTTGAGCCTGAGGggcccacccccaacccccagcaCTGAGCTGAGACAGGGAGATAGGGTAGGAGAGAACAAGACGGGAGGGGAGGAGTGAGGCCCAAAACcaactcccttctcttctcccgtcttccccctctcccccacgcACTCAGGTCCGAGGCTGGGCTGGGGGTAGAGCCATTGAAGGCTTCACCTTGGACCCTCTATTCTGGAAGCCCCTCTGTGCAGGAGTGGCTCCTATAGCAAGGGCTGGCCCTGCAGTGCCAGAGGGTGCAGAGAAGCTTCAGAGTGCCCAAGAGTAGGAGTTGTTTCCAGAGGTGTGAAGCAGGAGCACACTCAGAGCAGTTCACAGGCAGGTAGGTAGAGGTGCAGAAGAGGAGACCGCGAGTCCAGGACCAGGTGAGGAAGATAGAATGGCCCATGCCAGCAAGGAGAGACATCCATTCTGGTGCCCCTGCCCTCCCAGGCATGCCCCTCCTGGGTGTCCCCCATCACTGTCTTCTGTAAGCAGGGAGCACAAGCCTCAGTCCCCGCCCCCAGGCTGGGAAATCAAGAGAAGTGTGAGCAATAATGAAAGCAGATAAGCATCCCGTGTTGTAGCTCTGGTAACCCCTGGATTTGGACGGTCAAGCTCTCCCCTTGTACTCCCATCTGCATGTACACTCTCAACCTGGTCAAAACCCGACAACCACatttggctttctttttattaacttttaaagtgATCAGACTTTTGAGTGTGAGACCATAGCCCTGCCCAAGGGGGAGGGGAAGCGAAAGCCCAAGGCCAAGCCAGTGTACCTTAACTGTCACCCTACCCAGGGAGGCCTGACCTTtaccccccctccccatttctctggAGTTACTTACTGAAGTAAAAGCCGCGGTCCGAACAGACAAACTGAAGCGTGTCAACAAGCTCCCCTCCGCACAGGGTCTCGCTGGGGCGGTAAGCAGCAATGCAGCACAAGGCGAAGGCCAAAGAGATGAGAAGCACCAACATCGACTTCCCCACTGGGATCCCCATTggtaactgagaaaaaaaagagatacagGCTTTGAGTTAGAAGTCCCAAGATGCTCCTCTGCACCCAAGATACCTATCGCCTCTTAATTGAAAATGCAATTGAAATTTGAAAGGCAGCTTTTTCACTATTTATTTGACCTGCGAAAACAGGAGCGCTTGAATTGCTGAGGTCAAAAACCATTTGAGTGTGGAGAAACTCAGTGGAGCTCAGGAAGGCACCCCGTGGTGGCATGAACTGTAAGAAGCCCTCTAGGACCACCCATCCATAGGAGCAACGGCAGCTTGACCACACCCACAGCAGCAGGGGCCAGCGCTGGACACTGGACTTGGTTTCCATGTTATGACATCATGGGGGTGGGGCCAGCCCAAGAGCACATCACCATTGCCACTCCTACTCTGGCCTCCAAGCACTGGCCAAGATGGCAGATAGCTCTACCCCACCCACCGTGGAGCATGTGCATCCAAAGGGACCAGTCGCCAACCTCCCTGCCCCCCAG encodes:
- the Igf2 gene encoding insulin-like growth factor II isoform X2, with amino-acid sequence MGIPVGKSMLVLLISLAFALCCIAAYRPSETLCGGELVDTLQFVCSDRGFYFSRPSSRANRRSRGIVEECCFRRCDLNLLETYCATPAKSERDVSTLRTILPDDFPRYPVGKFFQYDTWRKSAQRLRRGLPALLRARRGRMLARELQAFREANRHRPLIALPPKDPAHGGASSEMSSNHQ
- the Igf2 gene encoding insulin-like growth factor II isoform X1 codes for the protein MKPPTSPNPSPELPMGIPVGKSMLVLLISLAFALCCIAAYRPSETLCGGELVDTLQFVCSDRGFYFSRPSSRANRRSRGIVEECCFRRCDLNLLETYCATPAKSERDVSTLRTILPDDFPRYPVGKFFQYDTWRKSAQRLRRGLPALLRARRGRMLARELQAFREANRHRPLIALPPKDPAHGGASSEMSSNHQ
- the Igf2 gene encoding insulin-like growth factor II isoform X3 gives rise to the protein MKPPTSPNPSPELPMGIPVGKSMLVLLISLAFALCCIAAYRPSETLCGGELVDTLQFVCSDRGFYFSRPSSRANRRSRGIVEECCFRRCDLNLLETYCATPAKSERDVSTLRTILPRLLFRTTSPDTPWANFSNTTPGESPPNACAEACLPSCVPAGVACSPENSKRSERPTVTVP